Proteins encoded within one genomic window of Thiothrix litoralis:
- the hisI gene encoding phosphoribosyl-AMP cyclohydrolase, whose translation MTLTDTLDALKYNADGLIPAIAQQHDTHEVLMMAWMNRESIEETLQTGRVCYWSRSRNKFWRKGESSGQMQVLKELRIDCDADTILLLVDQTGPACHTGRRSCFYNKVEGDQVIIDRDVLIDPQTLYA comes from the coding sequence ATGACACTGACCGACACACTCGACGCGCTTAAATACAATGCTGATGGCCTGATCCCCGCCATTGCCCAGCAACACGATACCCACGAAGTCCTGATGATGGCGTGGATGAACCGGGAAAGTATCGAAGAAACCCTACAAACCGGGCGCGTTTGTTACTGGTCACGTTCGCGCAACAAGTTCTGGCGCAAGGGCGAGTCCTCTGGGCAGATGCAGGTGTTGAAGGAATTGCGCATTGATTGCGATGCCGACACGATTTTGCTGTTGGTGGATCAGACTGGGCCTGCTTGCCATACCGGGCGGCGCTCCTGTTTTTACAACAAGGTGGAAGGCGATCAGGTCATCATTGACCGTGACGTGCTGATTGACCCGCAAACGCTCTACGCTTGA
- a CDS encoding nicotinate phosphoribosyltransferase, protein MFTNLILNTDSYKASHFLQYPAGADVVSSYIEARGGQFKQSLFFGLQAFLKETLSKPVTLADIDEAEALFAAHGVPFYRLGWEQIVQRHGGFLPIEIAALPEGTIVPTGTALVQVRNTDPQAYWLTSYLETALLRAIWYPTTVATLSWQVKQTIRQSLEATCENPDAELPFKLHDFGARGVSSHESAALGGMAHLVNFMGTDTVVALLAARKYYGADMAGFSIPAAEHSTITAWGRDGEADAYANMLKQFAKPGKLLAVVSDSYDIHHAVSEIWGKQLRAQVESSGATVVIRPDSGVPEDIVPEVLERLYAEFGGRVNSKGYKVLSDCVRVIQGDGVDVDSIGVILQRIQQAGFSTENVAFGMGGGLLQKVNRDTLSFAMKASAIQINGAWRDVYKQPVTDSGKHSKRGRLAVIRDAGKLTTIREDALSWESNLLRPVFRNGELLVDDSFDAIRARSNQH, encoded by the coding sequence ATGTTCACCAACCTGATTCTCAACACTGACAGCTACAAAGCCAGCCACTTCCTGCAATACCCTGCCGGAGCGGACGTTGTGTCATCCTACATCGAAGCACGCGGCGGGCAGTTCAAACAATCGCTGTTTTTCGGTTTGCAGGCATTCCTGAAAGAAACCTTGAGCAAGCCCGTCACACTCGCCGATATTGACGAAGCGGAAGCACTGTTTGCCGCGCACGGCGTACCGTTTTACCGCTTGGGCTGGGAACAAATTGTGCAACGGCACGGTGGTTTCCTGCCCATCGAAATCGCAGCCTTGCCTGAAGGCACGATAGTCCCCACCGGCACTGCGCTGGTACAGGTACGCAATACCGACCCGCAAGCCTACTGGCTGACGTCGTATCTGGAAACGGCTTTGCTGCGGGCGATTTGGTATCCGACTACCGTTGCCACACTGTCATGGCAAGTTAAACAGACTATCCGCCAATCACTCGAAGCCACTTGCGAAAACCCGGACGCGGAACTGCCGTTCAAACTGCACGACTTCGGCGCTCGCGGAGTGTCTTCCCACGAATCCGCAGCCCTCGGCGGCATGGCACATTTGGTCAATTTCATGGGCACGGATACGGTCGTGGCCTTGCTGGCAGCGCGGAAATATTACGGCGCAGACATGGCGGGCTTCTCGATTCCAGCGGCGGAACACTCCACCATTACCGCGTGGGGACGCGATGGCGAAGCAGACGCTTACGCCAATATGCTCAAGCAATTCGCCAAACCGGGGAAATTGTTAGCGGTGGTGTCCGATTCCTACGACATTCACCACGCGGTTTCCGAGATTTGGGGCAAGCAATTGCGGGCGCAAGTCGAAAGCAGCGGCGCAACTGTGGTGATCCGCCCTGATTCCGGCGTGCCAGAAGACATCGTGCCGGAAGTGCTGGAACGCCTGTATGCCGAATTCGGCGGACGGGTAAACAGCAAGGGTTACAAAGTGCTGAGTGATTGCGTGCGGGTGATTCAAGGCGACGGGGTGGACGTGGACTCCATCGGCGTGATTTTGCAACGTATCCAGCAAGCGGGCTTTTCCACCGAAAACGTCGCGTTTGGCATGGGCGGCGGGCTGTTGCAGAAGGTTAACCGCGACACCTTGAGCTTTGCCATGAAAGCTTCCGCGATCCAGATCAACGGTGCATGGCGTGACGTGTACAAACAGCCGGTCACCGATTCCGGCAAGCACTCCAAACGTGGGCGGCTGGCGGTGATTCGCGATGCTGGCAAGCTGACAACCATCCGCGAAGATGCGCTGTCGTGGGAAAGCAATTTGCTGCGCCCGGTGTTCCGCAACGGCGAATTGCTGGTGGATGATAGCTTTGATGCAATCCGAGCGAGAAGCAACCAACACTAA
- a CDS encoding Dps family protein, with protein sequence MDINIGIPNDQRQAIADGLSRLLADTYTLYLKTHNYHWNVTGPMFNTLHLMFETQYTELALAVDLVAERIRALGYPAPGTYAAYSKLSSIKEEEGVPKAQDMIRKLVEGQEAVVRTARSIFPLVDAASDEPTADLLTQRMQIHEKNAWMLRSMLE encoded by the coding sequence ATGGACATCAATATCGGTATTCCCAACGACCAACGCCAAGCCATTGCTGACGGCCTTTCACGCTTGCTCGCCGACACTTACACGCTTTATTTGAAGACCCACAACTATCACTGGAACGTGACCGGGCCGATGTTCAATACCCTGCACCTCATGTTCGAGACGCAGTACACCGAACTGGCACTTGCGGTGGATTTGGTGGCAGAACGCATCCGCGCCCTTGGCTACCCAGCACCGGGTACTTACGCGGCTTACAGCAAGCTCTCATCCATCAAGGAAGAAGAAGGCGTGCCCAAGGCACAAGACATGATCCGCAAACTGGTGGAAGGTCAGGAAGCGGTGGTACGCACTGCCCGCAGCATTTTCCCACTGGTCGATGCTGCCAGCGATGAACCCACAGCGGATTTGTTGACCCAGCGGATGCAAATCCACGAAAAGAATGCGTGGATGTTGCGTAGCATGTTGGAGTGA
- the hslV gene encoding ATP-dependent protease subunit HslV: MEQYRGTTILSVRRDGKVVVGGDGQVTLGNTVMKGNARKVRRLYNDKVIAGFAGGTADAFTLFERFESKLQAHHGNLTRAAVELAKDWRTDRMLRKLEALLIVADATASLLITGNGDVIEQENDLIAIGSGGAFAQSAARALLENTELSAREIVEKGLHIAADICIYSNHNLTIEEL, translated from the coding sequence TTGGAACAATACCGAGGAACCACCATCCTGAGCGTGCGCCGCGACGGCAAAGTTGTCGTAGGTGGTGATGGTCAGGTGACGCTAGGCAATACCGTCATGAAAGGCAATGCCCGCAAAGTACGCCGCCTGTACAACGACAAAGTGATTGCTGGCTTCGCTGGCGGCACGGCGGATGCCTTCACCCTGTTTGAACGCTTTGAAAGCAAGCTCCAGGCACACCACGGCAACCTGACCCGTGCAGCAGTGGAACTGGCGAAAGACTGGCGCACCGACCGCATGTTGCGCAAACTGGAAGCCTTGCTGATCGTCGCCGATGCCACCGCGTCCCTACTGATCACCGGCAACGGCGACGTGATAGAGCAAGAAAACGATTTAATCGCCATCGGTTCCGGCGGTGCATTCGCCCAATCGGCAGCACGCGCCCTGCTGGAAAACACTGAGCTTTCCGCGCGTGAAATCGTCGAAAAAGGCTTGCACATCGCTGCTGACATCTGCATTTACAGCAACCACAACCTGACCATTGAGGAACTCTGA
- a CDS encoding gamma-butyrobetaine hydroxylase-like domain-containing protein, which yields MTPLDITLNQKTRELLITWPGDEVHALSCEYLRVNSPSAEVRGHGPGQETLQIGKENVNIKGIEQVGHYAIQLTFDDNHDSGIYDWNLLYDLGKNMEQNWAEYLAKLEERGYKRKLPGQVI from the coding sequence ATGACACCACTCGACATTACCCTGAACCAGAAAACCCGCGAACTGCTGATCACTTGGCCGGGCGACGAAGTACACGCCTTGAGCTGTGAATACCTGCGGGTGAATTCACCTTCTGCCGAAGTGCGTGGTCACGGGCCGGGGCAGGAAACCCTGCAAATCGGCAAGGAAAACGTGAATATCAAAGGCATTGAACAGGTAGGGCATTACGCCATCCAGTTAACCTTTGATGACAATCACGACAGTGGTATTTATGACTGGAACTTGCTGTATGACTTGGGCAAGAACATGGAGCAGAACTGGGCAGAGTATCTGGCTAAACTCGAAGAACGCGGTTATAAGCGCAAACTGCCGGGGCAAGTGATTTAA
- the argF gene encoding ornithine carbamoyltransferase, which yields MTTMNNKPVRHFLTLTDFTPVELISLIGRAIQLKAMWKRGETHEPLHLRTLAMIFEKSSTRTRVSFEAGMTQLGGHSMFLSPNDTQLGRGEPIEDSARVISRMVDVVMIRTFEQEKVELFAANSRVPVINALTDKYHPCQLLADMMTWIEQRGLPNGKTVAWIGDGNNMCHSWMNAAKLFGFHLNVACPEGYDPDGDVIAATAGHVTFFRDPSAAAKGADVVVTDTWASMGQEAEKKIRETAFAGYQVTTDMMQLATPDALFMHCLPAYRGMEVSAEVMDGAQSVVWDEAENRLHAQKALLEVLLCGFPEGTSEAA from the coding sequence ATGACAACGATGAATAATAAACCTGTCAGGCATTTCCTGACGTTAACTGACTTTACTCCGGTTGAATTGATCAGCCTGATTGGTCGTGCCATTCAACTCAAGGCGATGTGGAAACGCGGGGAAACCCATGAGCCGCTGCACCTGCGCACCTTGGCGATGATTTTCGAGAAATCGTCTACCCGTACCCGCGTGTCGTTTGAAGCGGGTATGACCCAATTGGGCGGGCATTCCATGTTCCTGTCGCCCAACGATACCCAGTTGGGGCGGGGTGAGCCGATTGAAGATTCTGCGCGGGTGATTTCGCGCATGGTCGATGTGGTGATGATCCGCACCTTTGAGCAGGAAAAAGTGGAGCTGTTTGCGGCGAATTCCCGCGTGCCGGTCATCAATGCGTTGACGGATAAATATCACCCTTGCCAGTTGTTGGCGGACATGATGACGTGGATCGAACAGCGCGGCCTGCCCAACGGCAAAACCGTGGCATGGATTGGCGATGGTAATAATATGTGCCATTCGTGGATGAATGCGGCCAAGCTGTTCGGTTTCCACCTGAATGTGGCTTGCCCGGAAGGCTACGACCCGGACGGGGATGTGATCGCGGCAACGGCTGGGCACGTGACCTTTTTCCGTGACCCTAGCGCAGCGGCCAAAGGTGCGGATGTGGTGGTCACGGATACGTGGGCAAGCATGGGTCAGGAAGCGGAAAAGAAAATCCGTGAAACAGCCTTCGCCGGTTATCAAGTCACCACCGACATGATGCAACTGGCAACGCCGGATGCGCTGTTTATGCACTGCCTGCCTGCTTACCGTGGTATGGAAGTGTCCGCTGAAGTCATGGATGGTGCGCAAAGCGTGGTCTGGGATGAAGCCGAAAACCGCTTGCACGCCCAGAAAGCCTTGTTGGAAGTGCTGCTGTGCGGTTTCCCGGAAGGCACTTCTGAGGCGGCATGA
- a CDS encoding bifunctional nicotinamide-nucleotide adenylyltransferase/Nudix hydroxylase: protein MSKPDFDFLVFIGRFQPFHAGHQAVVETALQRAERVIVLVGSSCQPRTLRNPWTFAEREQFIRAVFPEAGERLILAPLLDDTYNEQGWITLVQQSVHGITCRFPPKVGSAAPRIGLIGHSKDHSSYYLSMFPQWQSVAVDNVRGLSSTPLREQYFQHGTTQGELPDAVQGWLETFRESATFQHIAGEWEFVNQYRKGWEAAPYAPTFVTVDAVVVQAGHILLIERKARPGKGQWALPGGFLDPHEKLREAVIRELREETRIKVPAPVLAGSIVKEQVFDDPYRSARGRTITHAFLIELKPDAHGLPKVKGGDDAQQAFWVPLGDLDPERLFEDHFQIIKTMIG, encoded by the coding sequence ATGTCCAAACCTGATTTCGATTTTCTGGTCTTTATCGGCCGCTTCCAGCCTTTTCATGCAGGCCACCAAGCCGTGGTGGAAACCGCGTTGCAGCGTGCCGAGCGCGTCATTGTACTAGTCGGTTCCAGTTGCCAGCCGCGCACCTTGCGTAACCCGTGGACATTTGCCGAACGCGAACAGTTTATCCGGGCGGTGTTTCCTGAGGCAGGTGAACGCCTGATCCTCGCACCCTTGCTGGATGACACGTACAACGAGCAAGGCTGGATTACCCTTGTGCAACAATCGGTGCATGGCATCACTTGCCGCTTTCCACCCAAAGTGGGCAGTGCCGCGCCGCGCATCGGCCTGATCGGGCACAGCAAAGACCACAGTTCCTACTACCTGTCGATGTTCCCACAATGGCAATCGGTCGCGGTGGACAACGTGCGCGGGCTGTCATCCACTCCGCTGCGTGAACAGTATTTCCAACACGGTACAACGCAAGGCGAATTGCCTGATGCCGTGCAAGGGTGGCTGGAAACCTTCCGCGAATCCGCCACCTTCCAACACATTGCAGGCGAATGGGAATTCGTCAACCAGTACCGCAAGGGCTGGGAAGCTGCACCTTACGCGCCCACCTTCGTCACGGTCGATGCGGTGGTGGTGCAAGCCGGGCACATCTTGCTGATCGAACGCAAAGCCCGCCCCGGCAAAGGCCAATGGGCGCTACCCGGCGGTTTCCTCGACCCGCACGAAAAGCTGCGCGAGGCGGTCATCCGCGAATTGCGTGAAGAAACCCGCATCAAAGTCCCCGCGCCGGTGTTGGCAGGCTCGATTGTGAAGGAACAGGTCTTCGATGACCCCTACCGTTCCGCACGCGGGCGCACCATTACCCATGCATTCCTGATCGAACTCAAACCCGATGCGCACGGCCTGCCGAAAGTGAAAGGCGGCGACGATGCGCAACAGGCTTTCTGGGTTCCGTTGGGCGACCTCGACCCTGAACGATTGTTTGAAGACCATTTCCAGATCATCAAAACGATGATTGGGTAA
- a CDS encoding glutathione S-transferase N-terminal domain-containing protein: MLTLYQFNACPFCWKVKAFMNYTHIPYDVVEVTPFGMKELDFTDHKKVPVLKDGAEIVVESSAIVRYLNDKYADLLPAPQDDEWQAWVDNTLVHYLPPLIHPNIGKSFKNLGLLMTSSKDGAAKRFFVRLAGALVMPRVANKMKLKHHIQNPESEFQAALAHWIDKGLAGKAFYGGEQPSLVDTNVFGVLRSAQGMGILEAAAVTNPEFGRWYEACRGMMGA, translated from the coding sequence ATGTTAACCCTGTACCAATTTAATGCCTGCCCGTTCTGCTGGAAGGTGAAAGCCTTCATGAACTACACCCACATCCCCTATGACGTGGTGGAAGTCACCCCGTTTGGCATGAAGGAGCTGGATTTTACCGACCATAAAAAAGTGCCCGTGCTGAAAGACGGTGCGGAAATCGTGGTGGAATCCAGCGCGATTGTGCGTTACCTGAACGACAAATACGCAGATTTGCTTCCCGCCCCGCAGGATGATGAATGGCAGGCGTGGGTAGATAACACGCTGGTGCATTACCTGCCGCCATTGATTCACCCCAACATCGGCAAGTCGTTCAAGAACCTTGGCCTGTTGATGACCAGCAGTAAAGATGGCGCAGCAAAGCGTTTCTTCGTGCGTTTGGCGGGAGCGCTGGTTATGCCACGTGTCGCCAACAAAATGAAGCTGAAACACCATATCCAGAATCCTGAAAGCGAATTTCAGGCAGCACTGGCGCATTGGATAGATAAAGGTTTAGCCGGAAAAGCCTTTTATGGAGGAGAGCAACCCAGCTTGGTGGACACCAACGTCTTCGGCGTCTTACGTTCTGCCCAAGGCATGGGCATTCTCGAAGCAGCGGCTGTGACCAACCCTGAATTTGGGCGCTGGTACGAAGCCTGTCGCGGCATGATGGGCGCGTAA
- a CDS encoding PIN domain-containing protein: protein MRNVLLDANLLIGVFDTHTSEAETRFERLLEEDANLAITPLIRYEVLCGIKWHKQDDYQFINEQLATFGLFQITSEVAELAENLFRFSQYKNIKVPDKKKYKFDIFHFAAAKYYALEIETFDGDFDQLERLYADYQQEMTA, encoded by the coding sequence ATGCGAAATGTATTACTGGATGCTAATTTATTGATTGGTGTATTTGACACGCACACCTCAGAAGCCGAAACACGCTTTGAACGTTTACTGGAAGAAGATGCTAATTTAGCTATCACGCCACTGATTCGTTACGAAGTCTTATGTGGAATAAAGTGGCATAAACAAGATGACTATCAATTTATTAATGAACAATTAGCTACCTTCGGACTTTTTCAAATCACATCAGAAGTGGCTGAACTAGCGGAGAACCTATTTCGCTTTTCGCAGTACAAAAACATCAAAGTACCTGATAAGAAAAAATACAAATTTGATATTTTTCACTTCGCGGCCGCCAAATACTATGCCCTTGAAATCGAGACGTTCGATGGTGACTTTGATCAATTAGAACGTTTATACGCGGATTACCAACAGGAAATGACCGCATGA
- a CDS encoding aspartate aminotransferase family protein has translation MTNAVMPTYARLPVTFAKGEGAFLWDTAGKQYLDALSGISVCNVGHARREVADAICAQAHELLHTSNLYQIEHQQALAEKLCALSGFENVFFGNSGAEANEAAIKIARLYGHNKGVEIPTVVVMSNAFHGRTMATVTATGNPKAQAGFGPLVEGFVRVEYGDADAVAALGSNPNIVAVLVEPVQGEGGIRIPADDYLPRLRAICDQHDWLLMVDEIQSGMARTGKWFAFQHSGIQPDVMTLAKALGNGVPIGACLAGGKAANVFGPGNHGSTFGGNPLACRAARAVIGVMEQENLPARAAELGDYFLSQFRAKLAGETGVREIRVKGLMVGVELERDCGELVKQALESGLLLNVTAGNVIRLLPPLVITHEQADQIITMVTALVQAFLHPAAGERPS, from the coding sequence GTGACTAATGCAGTAATGCCGACGTATGCACGTTTGCCGGTCACTTTCGCGAAAGGCGAAGGTGCTTTCCTGTGGGATACCGCAGGCAAACAATATCTGGATGCCCTCAGCGGCATTTCCGTTTGCAACGTTGGTCACGCGCGACGCGAGGTGGCGGATGCCATTTGTGCGCAAGCCCATGAGTTGTTGCACACCTCCAATCTGTACCAGATCGAACACCAGCAGGCATTGGCAGAAAAGCTGTGTGCGCTGTCCGGTTTCGAGAACGTGTTTTTCGGCAATTCCGGCGCGGAAGCGAACGAAGCCGCCATCAAGATTGCGCGTCTGTATGGCCATAATAAAGGTGTCGAAATCCCCACGGTGGTGGTGATGAGCAATGCCTTCCACGGGCGCACCATGGCCACCGTGACCGCGACCGGCAACCCCAAGGCGCAAGCCGGGTTTGGCCCTTTGGTCGAAGGTTTCGTGCGCGTCGAATACGGTGATGCCGATGCGGTAGCCGCTTTGGGCAGCAACCCGAATATCGTCGCGGTGCTGGTCGAACCCGTGCAGGGTGAAGGCGGTATCCGCATCCCGGCAGACGATTATTTGCCACGTTTACGCGCTATCTGCGACCAGCACGATTGGCTGCTGATGGTGGATGAAATTCAGTCTGGCATGGCGCGTACCGGCAAGTGGTTTGCGTTCCAGCATTCTGGCATCCAGCCGGATGTGATGACGCTGGCCAAAGCGCTTGGCAATGGCGTACCGATTGGTGCGTGTCTGGCGGGTGGTAAAGCGGCCAATGTGTTTGGCCCCGGCAATCATGGTTCGACGTTTGGCGGTAATCCGCTGGCGTGCCGTGCGGCGCGTGCCGTGATTGGCGTGATGGAACAAGAAAACCTGCCAGCCCGTGCGGCTGAGTTGGGTGACTATTTCCTGTCGCAATTCCGCGCAAAACTGGCGGGTGAGACAGGTGTACGCGAGATTCGTGTGAAAGGTTTGATGGTGGGAGTGGAACTGGAACGTGATTGCGGCGAGTTGGTGAAACAGGCTCTGGAGAGCGGTCTGTTGCTCAATGTTACGGCTGGCAATGTTATCCGTTTGTTACCACCCTTAGTCATTACGCACGAACAGGCCGACCAAATAATAACTATGGTAACTGCATTGGTGCAGGCATTCTTGCACCCCGCTGCTGGAGAGAGACCCTCATGA
- a CDS encoding sulfite exporter TauE/SafE family protein encodes MEVWQYAAATAIVVLAYFIRGIAGFGSGLIAVPLLALFLPLTFVVPLILLLDFTASLVMGGLDLKRVQWQEINILIPFSLLGVIIGTQLLVNLPMTPMLLALAAFILVFAIRSLLNLKGEKPISRGWAVPAALTGGTVGGLFGTGGPPYVIYLNHRIHDKSLLRATFSALFFIEGAVRIVTFFIAGLLMAQTVWWSALFALPIMLGALWLGGHVHTGLTQTQMTRLIGVLLLLASLSLTLKALS; translated from the coding sequence ATGGAAGTCTGGCAGTATGCTGCTGCAACGGCGATTGTGGTGCTGGCGTATTTCATCCGGGGCATTGCGGGGTTTGGGTCGGGCTTGATTGCCGTGCCCTTGCTGGCGCTGTTTTTGCCGCTGACCTTTGTGGTGCCGCTGATTCTGCTGCTGGATTTCACCGCGTCGCTGGTGATGGGCGGGCTGGATTTGAAGCGGGTGCAATGGCAGGAAATCAATATCCTGATTCCGTTTAGCCTGCTGGGGGTGATCATTGGCACGCAATTGCTGGTGAATCTGCCGATGACGCCAATGTTGTTGGCACTGGCGGCGTTCATTTTAGTCTTTGCCATCCGCAGCTTGCTGAACCTCAAGGGTGAAAAGCCGATTTCACGCGGGTGGGCAGTGCCTGCTGCTTTGACGGGTGGTACGGTGGGCGGCTTGTTCGGCACGGGTGGGCCGCCTTATGTGATTTACCTGAACCACCGCATCCACGACAAAAGCTTGTTGCGAGCCACGTTTTCGGCGCTGTTTTTCATCGAAGGTGCAGTGCGTATTGTCACGTTTTTTATCGCCGGGCTGCTGATGGCGCAAACGGTGTGGTGGAGTGCATTGTTTGCTTTGCCTATTATGTTGGGGGCATTGTGGTTAGGCGGTCATGTGCATACGGGTTTGACGCAAACGCAGATGACGCGCCTGATTGGGGTATTATTGTTGCTGGCGAGTTTGTCGTTGACCTTGAAAGCGCTGAGCTAA
- the hslU gene encoding ATP-dependent protease ATPase subunit HslU → MSVGTMTPREIVQELDKHVIGQDKAKRSVAIALRNRWRRQQLDDALRPEVTPKNILMIGPTGVGKTEIARRLAKLANAPFIKVEATKFTEVGYVGKEVDSIIRDLADMAMKMMREQEVDKVKYRAGEAAEERILDLLLPAPRKETPVNEWLATGDDEPAKPVRDDSPTRQKFRKKLREGELNDKEIELDVSVGGASVEIMTPPGMEEMASQLQGMFQNLNQSKKRKRKMKIKDALKVLTEEEAHKMVNEDELKQRALFAVEQTGIVFLDEIDKVARSGQTSGADVSREGVQRDLLPLIEGCTVNTKYGMVKTDHILFIASGAFHVSKPSDLIPELQGRLPIRVEMDALSANDFERILTEPNASLTEQYEGLLATEGVKLTFAPDAIRRIAEIAFEVNERTENIGARRLHTVVERLLETVLFEAPDCDSTMTVDAAYVDKTLGELVKDEDLSRYIL, encoded by the coding sequence ATGAGCGTCGGAACCATGACCCCCCGCGAAATCGTCCAAGAACTCGACAAGCACGTGATTGGTCAGGACAAGGCCAAGCGTTCCGTCGCCATTGCCCTGCGCAACCGCTGGCGTCGCCAGCAGCTTGATGATGCGCTGCGCCCCGAAGTGACCCCCAAAAATATCCTGATGATTGGCCCCACGGGTGTCGGCAAAACCGAAATTGCCCGCCGCCTCGCCAAACTCGCCAACGCACCCTTCATCAAGGTCGAAGCCACCAAATTCACCGAAGTCGGTTACGTGGGCAAGGAAGTCGACTCTATCATCCGCGACCTCGCCGACATGGCGATGAAAATGATGCGCGAACAGGAAGTGGACAAGGTTAAATACCGCGCTGGCGAAGCGGCGGAAGAACGCATCCTCGACCTCCTATTACCTGCGCCGCGCAAGGAAACCCCGGTCAACGAATGGCTAGCCACCGGTGATGACGAACCCGCCAAGCCGGTGCGTGACGATTCCCCTACCCGCCAGAAATTCCGCAAAAAACTGCGCGAAGGTGAACTCAACGACAAGGAAATCGAGCTGGATGTCTCCGTCGGCGGTGCCAGCGTGGAAATCATGACCCCGCCGGGCATGGAAGAAATGGCCAGCCAACTCCAAGGCATGTTCCAGAACCTCAACCAGAGCAAAAAACGCAAGCGCAAGATGAAAATCAAGGACGCGCTCAAAGTGCTGACCGAGGAAGAAGCCCACAAGATGGTCAACGAGGATGAGCTGAAGCAACGCGCCTTGTTCGCCGTTGAACAAACCGGCATCGTCTTCCTCGACGAAATCGACAAAGTGGCACGCAGCGGACAAACCAGCGGCGCAGATGTTTCCCGCGAAGGTGTGCAACGTGACTTGCTGCCACTGATCGAAGGCTGCACCGTCAACACCAAATACGGCATGGTCAAAACCGACCATATCTTGTTCATTGCCTCGGGCGCCTTCCACGTTTCCAAACCCTCTGACTTAATACCGGAATTACAGGGTCGGCTACCTATTCGTGTAGAAATGGATGCCTTGAGCGCGAATGACTTCGAGCGCATCCTCACCGAACCGAATGCATCCCTGACTGAACAGTACGAAGGCTTGCTGGCAACCGAAGGCGTCAAGCTGACATTTGCCCCGGATGCGATCCGCCGCATTGCGGAAATTGCCTTTGAAGTCAACGAACGCACCGAAAACATCGGCGCGCGCCGCCTGCACACGGTGGTGGAGCGTTTGCTGGAAACGGTGCTGTTTGAAGCGCCCGATTGCGACAGCACCATGACGGTTGACGCCGCCTACGTGGACAAAACCCTTGGCGAACTGGTTAAAGACGAAGACCTGAGCCGTTACATTTTGTAA
- a CDS encoding AAA family ATPase, whose product MLDLTHLRLEDVQGVGTIELDLEPGKQAYVFIGANGVGKTRLLNTLDINFQIDLKEEPPVVFIETQDRGHFEEAAEKPDSLRNWIVESANLSSIFQKNKNNRQHYLFTLLKCLHEIDSKYDANYLELDDKNNITLKVNNEEKELSQLSTGFVSIFKILTNIISEYGTSTNTRDLQDVQGIVLIDEIESHLHLAWQVKIIPTLKKLFPNTIFFIATHSPLVLSQLEDGEAYELRRDADDVVRTYKIKNPGNTAMIDLLQQAFHIDLNRLALERPVSDSQKEAKQKLLKYLRERKAS is encoded by the coding sequence ATGCTGGATTTAACCCACTTACGACTGGAAGACGTGCAAGGCGTCGGCACAATCGAGCTTGACCTCGAACCGGGCAAGCAGGCTTACGTCTTCATCGGCGCAAACGGCGTCGGCAAAACCAGATTACTCAATACACTAGATATTAACTTTCAAATAGATTTAAAGGAAGAACCACCCGTTGTCTTCATTGAAACACAAGATAGGGGACATTTTGAAGAAGCGGCTGAAAAGCCCGACTCTCTACGTAATTGGATAGTGGAAAGTGCTAACTTATCGAGCATCTTCCAAAAAAACAAAAACAATCGCCAGCATTATTTATTCACCCTATTAAAGTGTTTACATGAAATTGATTCAAAATATGATGCCAATTATCTAGAACTTGACGACAAAAATAATATTACCTTAAAAGTTAATAATGAAGAGAAAGAACTATCTCAACTTAGCACTGGCTTTGTTTCTATATTCAAAATTTTAACTAACATTATTTCAGAATATGGTACATCGACTAATACGCGTGATTTGCAAGATGTACAAGGTATCGTCTTAATCGACGAAATCGAGAGCCACCTCCATCTGGCATGGCAGGTTAAGATCATTCCAACGCTCAAAAAGTTGTTTCCCAATACCATATTTTTCATTGCGACCCACTCCCCGCTAGTACTGAGTCAGCTTGAAGATGGTGAAGCCTACGAACTTCGGCGTGACGCTGATGATGTCGTGCGTACCTACAAAATCAAGAATCCGGGCAACACAGCCATGATTGATTTATTGCAACAAGCATTCCATATTGATCTCAACCGTCTAGCACTTGAACGCCCTGTCAGTGATTCGCAAAAAGAAGCGAAGCAAAAATTATTGAAGTATTTGCGTGAAAGGAAAGCATCATAA